In one Candidatus Zixiibacteriota bacterium genomic region, the following are encoded:
- the mutM gene encoding bifunctional DNA-formamidopyrimidine glycosylase/DNA-(apurinic or apyrimidinic site) lyase has translation MAMPELPEVETVVRSLRESVAGKLIRHTSCSARHILAQNQPDFPAVLVGQKITAIDRNGKNIFIRLDDGNLLWIHLRMTGQFIFQAGIDLDDPHNHVLFKFKHSDERLVFRDVRKFGTFRFIPADDRDNFFNRHNFGRDALAVSESEFMDLIRPRKRMIKPLLLDQSLVAGLGNIYVDELLWESRVHPQKRSHRIAPRKLKQMHNTMLRLLNHAIANMGTTFDSFRGINSEPGNFQSYLKAYQNAGNICPRCGRVRIKKITVAQRGTHYCPHCQRL, from the coding sequence ATGGCTATGCCTGAACTGCCCGAAGTCGAAACTGTGGTGCGGAGCCTGCGTGAATCGGTGGCAGGGAAACTGATCAGACACACCTCCTGTAGCGCACGCCATATCCTCGCGCAAAACCAGCCGGATTTTCCGGCCGTACTGGTCGGACAGAAAATTACCGCAATTGACAGGAACGGTAAAAATATCTTCATCCGGTTAGATGACGGCAACCTGCTCTGGATTCATCTGCGGATGACCGGACAATTTATTTTTCAGGCCGGAATCGACCTCGATGATCCCCACAACCATGTCCTGTTTAAATTTAAGCATTCTGATGAGCGCCTGGTATTTCGCGATGTGCGCAAGTTCGGCACCTTCAGGTTCATCCCTGCTGATGACCGCGATAACTTTTTCAACCGGCATAATTTTGGACGGGACGCCCTGGCTGTGTCGGAAAGCGAATTCATGGATTTGATCCGCCCTCGCAAACGGATGATCAAACCGCTATTGCTGGATCAGTCACTGGTGGCCGGACTGGGTAACATCTATGTCGACGAACTCCTCTGGGAAAGCCGGGTTCATCCGCAAAAACGTTCCCACAGAATCGCGCCTCGAAAACTGAAACAGATGCATAACACTATGCTCAGGCTTCTGAATCATGCTATCGCCAATATGGGAACCACTTTCGATTCATTTCGCGGGATCAACAGCGAACCGGGGAATTTTCAATCCTATCTCAAGGCCTATCAAAACGCCGGAAACATCTGTCCTCGTTGCGGCCGGGTAAG